From one Coffea eugenioides isolate CCC68of chromosome 11, Ceug_1.0, whole genome shotgun sequence genomic stretch:
- the LOC113754520 gene encoding uncharacterized protein LOC113754520 gives MFCRAKRFYMEPPRFCCSAGEIRLVETEMPDKLIHLYKANTPEAREFRLCIRSYNNMFAFTSLGVYYDKELSRRNNGIYTFRVQGQVYHFINPLVPSEGERATNLQLYFYDTQHKIANRMAISSKFKESIVEQLKDILHENPYSTFIRSLVDLHDAEHYKISLKSDSSMDQRVYNLLAVSQVAAIWNENDYNTDDGIRDIQIFTRAGNKRILKQYYGCCDTLQYPLIFARGETGWHKGIL, from the coding sequence ATGTTTTGTCGTGCTAAGCGCTTTTATATGGAACCACCGCGATTCTGTTGCTCCGCAGGTGAAATTCGTTTAGTCGAAACTGAAATGCCAGATAAATTAATTCACCTTTATAAGGCAAATACTCCTGAAGCTAGAGAGTTTCGATTGTGCATCCGTAGTTACAACAATATGTTTGCCTTTACATCCTTGGGGGTTTATTACGACAAAGAGTTAAGCAGAAGGAATAATGGTATATACACATTCAGAGTGCAAGGCCAAGTTTATCACTTCATCAATCCATTGGTTCCTTCTGAGGGTGAGAGAGCAACAAATCTGCAGTTATATTTCTATGATACACAGCATAAGATAGCAAATCGCATGGCAATTTCTAGCAAGTTCAAAGAATCCATTGTGGAACAACTTAAGGATATTCTACATGAAAATCCTTACTCCACTTTTATAAGAAGTTTGGTCGACCTTCATGATGCTGAACACTATAAGATTTCCCTTAAATCAGATTCAAGTATGGATCAAAGAGTCTACAATCTTCTTGCAGTATCTCAAGTAGCAGCAATATGGAATGAAAATGATTATAACACTGATGATGGCATTAGAGATATCCAGATCTTCACAAGAGCAGGAAATAAACGTATACTAAAACAGTACTATGGATGCTGTGATACCCTACAATATCCTCTTATATTTGCAAGAGGTGAGACCGGATGGCACAAAGGCATACTCTGA